In Hyalangium gracile, the genomic stretch GAGCCATACCCCTTCCGGCTAGGTGCGCTAAGTTGCTGCTGTGTAGCTGGTCCTGTAGCTTGGGGGCTTAGAGCGAATCAAATCTTTCAGGAATTCCGATTTTTTAAATCCAGCCAAGCCATCGGAATCACTGAGGATATCAATTCGATGGCCCTAGGAGAGGGGATGAGCCAGAGCGTCAGTCCAGAAGGAGCGCGGGTACGTTGGTTGGTGGCGGGGGCCTTCACCCCCGTGCCCTCGGGCCGCAGGTTCCTCCTCACCGGAGACTCCTTCGCCTCGGAGCTGGCCAAGGCCGCCGCCGGCCTGCGCGTCACCGTCCCGGACCGTCTGGGCGGGGCCGAGCACCGCACCTTCGAGGTGTCCTTCGACAAGCTGCGCGCCTTCCAGGTGATGGACGTCATCGCCGCCGTGCCCGAGCTCAAGAAGCTCCAGGGCCTCACCGAGGGCTTCATGAAGGCGGACCCCTCCCGCCCCCTCACCCCGGAAGAAGGCGCCGCGCGCATCGCCGAGGTGGTGGGCGCCGGCAAGCTGTCCGCCGCCGTCTCCGCCGCCCTCGGCGGCAAGCCCGAGCCCACCGCTCCCGCCGCGCCGAGCACCCCGGCCCCGTCCTCCAGCAGCGGGGGAGATCTCGTCGGAGAGCTGCTCGCCTCGGCGGAGGCCTCCTCTCCCACCGCCACCGCCAAGGCCGGCGTGGACGCCTTCGTGAAGGCCATGGCCCCCAAGACGGCCGGCCCCGCCCGCATGAGCCCCGACGCGCGCCGCGCCGTGCGTGACGCCATCGAGCTCGCGCTCATCAACACCGCGAAGGACCTGCTCGCCGCCGAGCCCGTGGCCCGCATCGAGGCCGGCTGGCGCGGCCTGAAGTTCCTCCTGGAGCAGTGCCCCACCGCCTCCGGCATCGCCATCGAGGTGGTGGACGTGGCCCCCGAGCAGGTGCCCGACGCCCTGGAGCAGGCCGTGAACGCCGAGCCCTTCGAGCGTCCGGACGTGTGCTTCGTCGTCGATGACACCGATGACGTGGCCCGGCTGCGGAAGCTGGCCTCGGTGGGCGAGGAGGCCCAGGTGCCCGTGGTGGTGGCGGTCACGCCCGCGCTGCTGGGCACGAACCTGGCCGGCCTCTCCACCGCGCTGGATGACGCCGCCACCGGCACCCAGGGCGACTGGGCCGAGCTGCGCAAGGACGACGCCACCCGCTGGCTGTGCCCCGTGCTCAACCGCATGGTGGCCGCCAGCGAGAAGCGCGGCGTGCTCAACCGCGCCAGCTTCGCCAGCCCCACCTTCGCCGTGGCCGCCATGCTCTCGGCCAGCTTCGTGGCCACCAGCGGCTTCGCGCGCATCACCGGCCAGGGCGGCGGCCTGCGCGCCCCCGGGACGTGGGAGCCCTCCAGCGGCAAGGACTCGGGCTCGGCCTACCCCACCGAGGCCTTCCTCTCCATCCGCGTGCAGACGCGCCTGTCCGAGCTCGGTGTCCTCGGCGTGGGCAGCGGCCGCAACACGGACATGCTGCTGCTCTCGGTGGCTCCCATGGCGTGCGGCAACCCCCACGTCATGCCGCTGCCGGCGCAGATCCTCACCGGCCGCATCGTCCGCTTCGCGCTCTGGGTGCGAGACCAGCTCCCCGCCGGCTCCAGCGCCCAGGAGATGTCCGCCCTGTTCTCCCAGGCCGCCGAGGTGTTCCTCTTCGGTGGCTCGCCGGAGCTCGGCAAGCTGGAGGCGCAGCTCGTCCCCGGAGAGGGTGGCAAGCAGCTCATCAAGGTGGCCGCCGCGGTGAAGCCGGAGCAGGCCGGCACCCGCTTCCAGCTCGAGTTCTCCCTGCCCATGCGCCACTGAGGCGCCGGCCCCGCGCACCGCGCCCGTCCTGCCTGGCGCGGACGGGCGCGAGTCACCCGCCCGAGGAGCCCGAAGGCCCCGCCTGGGCCGCCAGCAACCTCTGGTGGCGCTCGGACAGGAGCGTGGGCTCCACCCTCCGCCGCAGCCCGTCGAACACCCGTGCGTCCTCCCCTTCGAGCCTGGCGCCCAGCACCTGGGCCTCGAGGAAGAGCTCCAGCGCCAGCCCCCACCGCACCGAGGCGCGCGCGGGCTCTGCCTTCTGCTCGAACAGCTCGCCCTCCTCGGCCACCAGCCGCGCCAGCACCACCACCCGGAGCGGGTGTCCCAGCAGCCGGGCCGTCGACTCCGCGTCCGCCATCGTCAGCGTGCCGTACTCCATGCCCAGCAGGGACAGCGCCGTGTCGCGGATGAGCTGCTGGGCCTGCTCCGGCTTCCGCTCTCGCTTGAGCTTCAGGAGGGCCGCGAACGCGGCGGCGAACTGCTCGATGAGCCGCTCGATGTAGTCCTTGCGAATCATGAACCCTCGCCCGCCCGGGCCTCGTCAGTCACGCCACGAGGCGCGGTAGGTGGTGCCCTGCTCATCCGCGTGGATGATGTCCACGGTGCAGCCCGGAGCCCCGCTCGCGCGCAGCGCCGCGAGGAATACTCCCTGCACGAAGTAACGCAGCATGCCCGGGTCGTTCATCCACAGCTCCATCACGGTGGGCGCCAGGTCCTTGACGCGGACCTCCGAGTAGTTGTTGCCCGAGCGGAAGCTCTTCTGGGCGCGGGCCAGCATCCGCCGAGGCCCCAGCGCCTTGAGCATCGCGAACATGGAGCCGCCCAGCACCGTCTCCTGGTAGCCCTCCACCAGCCGCTCGCCGAGCAGCCGCCACCCCTCCGTCTCGGGCCGGTCCGGGTACAGCTCCCGCGCCGCCACGCCGATGCACTCCGTCCATGTGTCGAAGGGATAGGCGGGCAGCAGCTTGTGCTCGAGGTCCACCCCCGCAAGCCGCAGCTTCTCCTTCAGTCGCGGAGTCATCTGCCCCGCGAGCCCTCGCACGAAGAGTCCCTCGATCGTGTGATCGAAGACGAGCCTGTCCGCCATGGCGATCAGCGTCAGCGGCACGGGCGTCCCGGGTCAAGCCGCAAAGCGCCACGGCTCGCCACCCGAGGTGTCCATTTGCCTGGGATTCCAACCTGGGGTCTGCTGCACCCGCTTCCACTGAGGAGGGGTTCTGTGTCGGCACTCGGTCTGGTCTTCCTGATGGTCGGTGTGGGGTCGCTGATAGGCGGGCTCGTCGCGATGGGCCGCACCAAGAGCTTCCTCGCCCAGGCGCGAGAGGCTCGGGCCGAGGTGGTGGCCGTGCAGCAGCGCACCGGCAGCAACCGGCAGAAGTCGTACTACCCCGTGTTCCGCTACCGCACGGAGCAGGGCGCCACGAAGGACGTCGTCTCGTCCGTGGGCTCCAACCCGCCGCGCTACAAGGAGGGCGACAGCCTCGCCATCCTCTATGACCCGGCGAAGCCCGACAGCGTGCGCATCCACTCCTTCTTCAACGTGTGGGCCGGGGCGCTCATCCTCGGCGCCATCGGCGTCATCTTCCTCATCGTGGCCGGCATCACGATGGCCACCAGCGGCTGAGCAGCCCGGAGCCTTGGAAGCGCACGGGCTCCCTCAAGGCTCCTGGCCCGCGGGAGCCGAGGCGGACGGCTTCAGCGGGGCGGCCACGGGCCAGGGCCAGTGGCCTCTCGGAAGCGCGAGCGCCGCGTAGACGTCCCTCACCCCCGAGCCGAGCACGCCCACCGCCATGAGGCTGAGCACCGCGCGCAGGGCCTCGGGAACGGGCGCGGGCTCCACGACGAGCCCGGTGGGCAGCCGCCAGGCCTCGAGCAGCACCGGCACGAGGTGCGCCAGCACCGCGCCATAGAGGATGGCCATCACCGTGTGCATGCAGCGCTCGCCCGGATACACGCCTCCGAGCGGCTGGCGCACCCTGTCCTCCACGACGAAGTCCGCCAGGGTGATGACGATCTCCGCCGCGATGACGAGCCCGAGCACTCCCGCCCACGCTCCGCGCCAGGCCACCCACGGCAAGCTCCCGAAGAGCAGCGCATAGAGGAAGTCCCGCGCGGCATGGAGCAGCAGTTCCGGGCGGGTGCCCGGGACACCCGCGGGCAGGCGCGCGCGCCACTCGTGGTAGTAGAGCGTGTCGAACGCGCCGAGCGCGCCCTGGATGGCGAGCAGCCACAGCGCGGTGCTCATGGAGACGTCTCCTCCGGATTCACGAGGCCTTCGTAGGTGAGCAGCCAGCCCAGGACGGCGGCGCCAATCTTCACGTGCACGCGCATGCCCCTGGGAGCCTCGAGCGTCATCGCCTCGACGCGAGGCGCCAGCAGGCGCGGCAGCGGCAGGCGCCAGGAGCCCAGGCAGAGCAAGGCCCCCACCTGCTCGTAGGCGAGCCCTCCCTCCACGGGCCGCAGCCGGAAGACACACTCCACCGGACCGAACCGCTCGCCGAGCAGCTCCCGCGCGCACTCGCGCTGCCAGGTGACGAGCCGGTGGCCGCCGAAGCTGCGCTCCCAGCGCTGGCCCTCGCCCTCCCGCTGCACTCGGAGCACGGTGGGCACCGCGTCGCCGGCGGCGGGGAAGCGGCAGAGCCAGCCAATCACCCGGGACAGCAGGCCTCCTCCCCGGCGGACGGTGAGGCGCCCCGTGGCGCTACCCTCCTCGTGCATGCGACGGACGACGGGAGGCAGCCCCGCCCAGTGGGCGCCGAGCATGCCCGCGTAGAGCGACGGAGCCGGCATCGGCGCGAGCGCGCGGGCGGTGGCCACCACGAACCTGGACCTCCTGAACACCTCGGGTGCCCGCGCAGCATACGCCGCAAACACTCCGCGCCGGGAGCGGGGGTGCTCGCTCGCCCGGTGCCAGGCTCAGGGCTTCAGGCGCAGCAGGTAGGCCTCGAGGTAGACGGTGGACGTGTCCAGGTCTCCCTCGGGAGTGCGCACATAGCCGCGCTGCTGGTACATGCGGGCGACGCCCTTCACGCCCCGGCGCACGTGCAGCGTGATGGCATCCACGCCCCACTGGCGAGCCGTCGCCTCCGCCGTGTCGAGCAGCGGGCGGGACAGGCCCTTCCCGTGGTAGCGCACCGCCGTGGCGAGGTGCCGCAGGTCCGCGGCGTTTGGCAGCCAGGCCTCCGAGCCTGGAGCTCCCGGCGGGAAGAGCGCCACCGTGCCAGCCACCTCGCCGTCCACCTCGGCCACCCACACGCTGGCCACCGCGCGCTTGCTCGCCACATCGCGCAGGGCGCGCTTGCGCTCGTCGGTGTAGACGACCTCCGGCATCTTCAGGGCGTACTGCGTGACGTACGCGTCGACGAGGATCTCCCCGACGATGGAGTCGTCCTCGGGTCGGGCCTCCCGAATGATGGCCTGGCGCACCACATCCGTGTCGCTCATGGGCCGCGCTCTACCACGGCCCGAGCAGCCCGGCGCCACCTCTATAGGAAGCGGTCGATGAGCCGCGGGAAGTTCTCGGCCAGCTTGCGAATCCACCCGCGCTGCCGCCACCCTCGCGCGTGAATCTGTCGCGAGTGGACCAGGTCCTTCTCGAAGGCCGCCGCCACGGCCGCCGCCAGCGTGGCGTCCTCCACCACCAGCGAGCCCTCCTCCACGTCGTTGAGGGAGAGCGGGTCCATGTTCGTCGAGCCGATGACGCTCAGCTGGTCGTCCACCAGGATGACCTTGGAGTGCATCATCGACAGCTCGTACTCCCAGATGCGCACGCCCCCCTCCAGCAGCTTCGCGTACGAGGCGCGCTGCCCCGCGTGCACCGGAGAGACGTCATGGTGCCGGCCGGGCACCAGCACCCGCACATCCACGCCCTGCTTCACCTTCAGGATGAGCATGTCGCGGATGTCGTCGGTCGGGATGAAGTAGGAGTTGGCGATCCACAGCCGGTGCCGGGCCGCGGCGATCGCCACCAGCGTCATCCTCCGCCCGTCCGAGAGGAAGGACTCGCCCGTGCTGCCGATGAAGCCGGCTCGCGCCTCGCCCGCCGGAGCCAGCGCAGGGAAGCACTCGGAGGGCAGGAAGTCGCCGCCCGCCTCCTGCCAGTTCTCCGCGAAGGCCTGCTGGATCTGCCGCACCACCGGCCCCCACACCCGCACGTTCGTGTCGCGCCACTCCTCGGCGTTGCGCGCGTCTCCCATCCAGCTCTTCCAGATGCCCCACCCGCCGGTGATGCCCACCTCTCCGTCGCGCACCACCAGCTTGCGGTGCATGCGCGCCAGGATGCGCTTGAGGTTCAGCGAGGAGATGGAGCCCTGGATGGGGCGGAAGACGCGCGTCTCGCAGCCCACGGCCACCAGCCTCGAGGACACCGCCTCGAAGTTCACGCTGCCCAACGGATCCACGAGCACCCGGCAGGCCACGCCCGGCTGACGCTCGCTCAGGGCGCGGATGAGCCGATCCGAGGGCTCGCCCGGTCGCCAGATGTAGCTGAGGATGTGGATGCTGGAGCGCGCCGCGCGCACCTCCTCCTCGATGGCGTCGAAGATGCGGCCGTTGTTCACCAGCTCCACGCTGTGGCCGGGCTCGAGCGCCACGCCCGTGGACTGGAAGAAGGCCTGGGACACCCCATCCGGCCCCTCCGGCACGTTCCGGATGCGCAGATCATGCCGGTGGTTGCGGTAGGAACAGCCCACGCACGTCAGGAGGAGGATGAGGACGGGCCAGCAACGGATCACCCCCGGAAGCTATGTCCCGGGCCTCCTCCTGGCGCGAGGAAGCGTGCAGCCAGGTGGGCTCTTCGAAGGACAGCTGACACTCCGGGGAGTACGGCAGGAGACGACATCCCCCTCACGTCTGTCGGCTGGTCAGCCGCGGACTTCGGGGAGCCTTGGAAAGCCGGTGGCATCCGGCCCATACCGTGACCACCCCTTGAATCCCATGGACGCCCGACCTGTGAGGGCGTGTGCCGCAGAGGCTTATGCAAATCTCCCTGGTCGCTCTGGCGCGTGGCGCCATCCTGCTCTGGCTGCTGCTCTGCGCCTCCACGGCGTTGGCGCAAGCGGACGCTCCGCCTGTCCACTGGACGTCACCGGCGAGCAACGGGCCTTCCCAGCGAAGCCTCACCGATGCGCCGCTCTCCGCCGGGGCCTGGTGGGCCCATGGCACGCTGACGCTGGTGCCGCTGGGGGGTGTGTACGGGGCGAGCCGGGTGCGGGACGAGCGGCTCTGGGCCACCGGAGCCCAGGCGGGCGCGGGGATGCTGGCGGGGTGGTTACCGTCCCGGCTGCTCTTCTTCCGCGCCCAGGATGCGGGGCCGCGCTGGACGGAGTGGTCGGTGGCCACCTTCGGGGCGGGGCTGGTGCTCACACCGCCGCTGGCGGGGCTGGGCACCTGGGCCATGGGCGAGTGGGCCTTCCACGGCAGTCGGGACCGCGGCGCCGCGCTCCTCGGGGCGATGGGAGGCGCGGCGGTGGGCACGCTGCTCGGCGCGGCGGTCTTCGGGCTGCTGGAGTACGTCACCGGGCCGGGCCCGCGACTGCAGGCGTGGCGCCAGTCCATCGCGCTGGGCTTCGTGGGCGCGGGGGCCACCGCGGGCTACCAGTGGGCCGGCCGAGGCCCCCGGCCACGCTGACCCGCGCGAGCCCTCAGCGCAGCAGCTTCAGGGTGGACAGGGAGCGCTCGACGCGTCCCGAGCGGGGCCCATAGTCGCGCTCGGGAGCAGTGAAGCGGATGAGCAGGAAGCGGTCCTTCCTGGGCAGGAAGTACACGAAGGTCCGCGCATCCCCCTGGAGGAACTCGTAGCGCGCCACGTCCCCGGCCGGGAGCGTCCCCTTCGCGGTGTTCATCACCCGTCCCGGCACCGGCACGCCCGCGGCGCCCAGCACCGCCTCCGGGGGCGCCTCCAGCGGGGGAGGCGTTCCCGGCACCGAGCGCATCTCCAGCCCACCCTCGAAGAGGGCCACCGCGGGCGGGCCCGGCTCCTCCGAGGCGAGCTTCACGCCCGAGGGCGGCTCGTACTCGAGCCCCAGGGCCTGCGAGGAGACGGGGCGCGAGCACCCCACGGCGAGCAGCAGCAGCGGCAGCAGCGATAGCGCGGAGCGACTCATCCGGAGGACTCTGCCACGAAAGCCCGAGGGCGCCTCACTCCGTCGTCTGGAATTCTCCTCGCTGGTCGGGGCGGACGGCCCAGTACAGCAACATGTTGCGGTTCTCCACCGCCAGCTTCTCGAAGGCGCGCTGCAGGTGCTTCTTCACGGTGGCTTCCGTGCACCCCAGCTGCTGACCGATGTCTCGGTTGTCGAAGTAATAGAGCGCAAGCTCGACGACTTCGGCCTCGCGCGGGGTCAGCACCTTGCGCCACCTGGCGGGCATGGGCACGCCATGCAGGAGCTCCTCGAGCAGCAGCACCCAGGAGGAGGGCCTTCCCTCCTCCTCCAGGGGGGTGAAGGTGACTTTCAGGCTCCGGTCCTTGCCCTGCCGCTTCCAGGTGCGCTGCTCCTGCGTTCCCCCGCCCTCGAGGGTCGCCAGCAATGACAGACGTTCCCACAGCTCGGTGGGCAGGCCATGGGGGCCTCGCTCCTCCGGGGTGAACCATTTCTCCAGCATCGCCGAGGCGCACCTGGAGCGCGTCTGCTCGGCGGAAGGCAGCTTCACGATGAGGCTCCCCACTCTTTCATACAGGGAGAGGGCCTCCACGAGCTGGTGATTCCTTGCCAGCCTCTCCCTGAGTTCGACGGACCTGCACACCGCGGAGGCCAGAAGAGGTGCGAGCAATGCCAGCACGTCCTGCGCTCCCTGCCAGGCTGGCCCGGAGCGCTCTGGATGATTCGCGATTCCCAAGTCCACATAGCGCCGGCCCCATACCTCTGGGGGATAGGCAATAATGTCCGCGGGTACTCGTGTCACCCTTCCATTGCCTTGCGCAATCCCCTCTGGCAGGAAGACCACCGGGTCAGTGCCGCCCCACCCGCCTTGTCTGTCAAAGGAGTCCAGGAGCATTCCTGGCATTCCCAGCGAGCGGTTCAGCGCGCTCATCAAGGAGAAGATGAGCTTCAAGCAATTGTCCATGGCCTCTTCCAAGGCGGATTTCCGCTACCTGGAGGCCGTCTCCAGGCACGTCATGCATGGACTGTGTTGAAGCAATGGCGTTGCACCGTACATACTCCAGGAGTGGTACGGACCTCTCCCTCCTCGGTGTGTAGTTTGAGCGACCGCCCCGGCGTATGGGGTTGAGCACAAGGCAGACACATTCGGGGAGCGGGCCGGGGCTGGGGATCCCGGCCCGCTGCCAGGTTCGAGCGCGGGATGGGGCCATGGCCAGGGGGCCGCCCGCTCTCCCGGCTACCCGTTCCGGGACTGCTTCCCTAGGATGGGCGCGCACCCGCTCCCCGAGCCCCGCCCATGAACCCTGGTCAAGCGCTCCGCAGCCTCCTCGTCCCCTGGCTCCTGGTCACCGCCGTGGTCGTCGGCGGCTGCACCGATGAGGAGGTCCAGGTCTCCATCCTCCCCGCGTCCGCCACCGTCTCCGCGGGCGACAGCTTCCTGTTCACCACGGAGGTGAAGGGGGCGGACGATCCCTCCGTCACCTGGAGCGTGCCGGCGGGCGACGCGGCGGGCACCATCACCGACGCCGGCCTCTACACGGCTCCCATGACGGCGGGCACCTACGAGGTGAAGGCCACCAGCGTCGCCGACCCCACCCGGAGCGCCACCGCCACGGTGACGGTGCTCCCCCCCACGAGCGTGGCCGTCACCGTCACGCCCGGCCCCGTCTCCGTGCGGAGGGATGGACGCCAGACCTTCTCCGCCACCGTCACCGGCACCGAGGACCGGCGCGTCACCTGGCGCGTCCAGGAGGGGGCGGCGGGCGGCACCATCAACTCGGATGGCACCTACAGCGCCCCGGCCAGCGCGGGCACCTTCCACGTGGAGGCCACCAGCGTGGCCGACCCGCGCGCGAAGGGCTCCGTGACGGTGACGGTGACGACGACCGGCGTGGCGTCCGTGACCCTGGCGCCCATCAACCCCACCGTCGTCTCGGGCCAGTTCCTGCCCTTCAGCGGCGTGGTGTATGGCGTCCAGTACACCACTCCCATCCAGTGGAGCGTTGTGGAGCCGCAGGGAGGTGGCATCACCTCGGGCGGGCTCTACCTCGCCCCGTTGCGCGAGGGCCTCTTCCACATCACCGCCGCCGCCCGGGGTGACACCGGCAAGCGCGCCCAGACGCTCGTCGACGTGCAGCAGCCCACGGGCATCTCCGTCTGGATTGCCCCGCGCAGCCCCTCGGTGCCGCCCGGCGGGCAGCAGAGCTTCACGGCCAGCGTCTCCGGCACACCGAACCAGGGCGTCACCTGGAGCGTCCGTGAGACGGGGGGCGGCACCATCACGGACGGAGGCATCTACACCGCGCCGCAGCTCACGGGGACTGGCGCCTCCTACACCATCGTCGCGACCAGCACCGCGGACCCGACGAAGCGCGCGGAGATCGCCGTGCAGGTGACGAGCCAGCTCGCCTTCTCGGTCGCCATCAACCCGAGCACCATCACGCTGCGGCCCGGCGCCTCCACGGTCTTCTCCGCGTCCGTGTCGGCGGATGCCGGGAACGTCGGCTATACGCCCACGCTCATCTGGCGCGTGCTGGAGAGCGGAGGCGGCACCATCAACGCGAGTGGCAACTACACGGCGCCCTCCACCCCGGGCATCTACCACGTGGCCGCCGAGGCCTCGACCGCCTCGCAGCCCTCGAAGCTCAACGACACCTTCGCCACGGTCAAGGTGGAGTGAGCCCACGGGCACTCCGTGTGCCGGGAGCGCGGGCCGCGGCGGGCTTCGTCCTGTTCGTCCACCTCGCGCTCTCGCCTCTCGTCTTCTCGCACGCGACCACCGAGCACTTCGAGCTCAACAAGGTCGCCCTGCTGCTGCTCGCGGTGCTCGTCCTCGCCGCGCTGGGCGCCGTGCAGGTCCCTGTCCGCGCGCTGGGGCGTGACTGGCTCTCGCTGGGCGTGGTCCTCTTTGCCGGCTCCGCGCTCGCCTCCACGCTGGGCTCGATCAGCCGGCGGACGTCGCTCTTGGGGTATCCGGACTGCTTTGCCGGCCTGCCCACCGTGCTGGCCTGCGCGGGGCTCTTCTTCGCGACCCGCGCCGCGAGCCGCCACCCGGACACCGCGCGGCGGCTCCTCCTGGCGCCCGTGTTCGGCGCCGCCCTCGCCGCCGCCTATGCCGTGCTGCAATTGCTGGGGCTGGACCCGATGCCGTGGACTCGTGCCGCCTCGTTCGCCGAGGCCGTGCGTCCCTTCTCGACACTCTCCCACCCGAACTTCCTGGGCGCGTACCTGGCGATGACGCTGCCGCTCGGGGTCGTCCTCGGGGCGCGAGCCCGAGGCCTGGCTCGTGCACCTTTCGTCCTCACCGGTCTGCTCAGCGTGGTCGCCATCGCCGCGTCCCTCTCCCGTGCCGCCTGGGCCGCGCTGGCGGTCGCGCTGCTCGTCCTCGGCGTGGGCGCGCTCCGGCTCTGGGGACGAGGGACGGTGCTCCGGTGGGCAGTGGGACTGGGGACTCTCCTGGGAGGACTCGCCGCGCTGCTGCTCCTGCTGCCACGCCATGGAGAGCTGCCAGCCCTCGTCTCCGAGCGGGTCCGCCACATCAGCGATCCCGGCGCTCGACACTTCATCTGGCGCGCGGCCTGGAACATCTTCCTCGAGCATCCGCTGCTCGGCTGCGGGCTGGATGCCTTCGCGCTCGCCTTCCAACGCCACCGCGAGCCCGCGTACTGGCTCCTCGAGTGGGCCACCACGCCCTACCGGGCGCACTCGGATGTGCTCCACGTGCTCGCCACCCAAGGGCTGGTCGGGCTGGGCGCGGTG encodes the following:
- a CDS encoding type VI secretion system contractile sheath domain-containing protein; the encoded protein is MAGAFTPVPSGRRFLLTGDSFASELAKAAAGLRVTVPDRLGGAEHRTFEVSFDKLRAFQVMDVIAAVPELKKLQGLTEGFMKADPSRPLTPEEGAARIAEVVGAGKLSAAVSAALGGKPEPTAPAAPSTPAPSSSSGGDLVGELLASAEASSPTATAKAGVDAFVKAMAPKTAGPARMSPDARRAVRDAIELALINTAKDLLAAEPVARIEAGWRGLKFLLEQCPTASGIAIEVVDVAPEQVPDALEQAVNAEPFERPDVCFVVDDTDDVARLRKLASVGEEAQVPVVVAVTPALLGTNLAGLSTALDDAATGTQGDWAELRKDDATRWLCPVLNRMVAASEKRGVLNRASFASPTFAVAAMLSASFVATSGFARITGQGGGLRAPGTWEPSSGKDSGSAYPTEAFLSIRVQTRLSELGVLGVGSGRNTDMLLLSVAPMACGNPHVMPLPAQILTGRIVRFALWVRDQLPAGSSAQEMSALFSQAAEVFLFGGSPELGKLEAQLVPGEGGKQLIKVAAAVKPEQAGTRFQLEFSLPMRH
- a CDS encoding DUF2378 family protein; translation: MPLTLIAMADRLVFDHTIEGLFVRGLAGQMTPRLKEKLRLAGVDLEHKLLPAYPFDTWTECIGVAARELYPDRPETEGWRLLGERLVEGYQETVLGGSMFAMLKALGPRRMLARAQKSFRSGNNYSEVRVKDLAPTVMELWMNDPGMLRYFVQGVFLAALRASGAPGCTVDIIHADEQGTTYRASWRD
- a CDS encoding DUF3592 domain-containing protein, whose translation is MSALGLVFLMVGVGSLIGGLVAMGRTKSFLAQAREARAEVVAVQQRTGSNRQKSYYPVFRYRTEQGATKDVVSSVGSNPPRYKEGDSLAILYDPAKPDSVRIHSFFNVWAGALILGAIGVIFLIVAGITMATSG
- a CDS encoding DUF4166 domain-containing protein — encoded protein: MVATARALAPMPAPSLYAGMLGAHWAGLPPVVRRMHEEGSATGRLTVRRGGGLLSRVIGWLCRFPAAGDAVPTVLRVQREGEGQRWERSFGGHRLVTWQRECARELLGERFGPVECVFRLRPVEGGLAYEQVGALLCLGSWRLPLPRLLAPRVEAMTLEAPRGMRVHVKIGAAVLGWLLTYEGLVNPEETSP
- a CDS encoding GNAT family N-acetyltransferase; this translates as MSDTDVVRQAIIREARPEDDSIVGEILVDAYVTQYALKMPEVVYTDERKRALRDVASKRAVASVWVAEVDGEVAGTVALFPPGAPGSEAWLPNAADLRHLATAVRYHGKGLSRPLLDTAEATARQWGVDAITLHVRRGVKGVARMYQQRGYVRTPEGDLDTSTVYLEAYLLRLKP
- a CDS encoding phospholipase D-like domain-containing protein, yielding MIRCWPVLILLLTCVGCSYRNHRHDLRIRNVPEGPDGVSQAFFQSTGVALEPGHSVELVNNGRIFDAIEEEVRAARSSIHILSYIWRPGEPSDRLIRALSERQPGVACRVLVDPLGSVNFEAVSSRLVAVGCETRVFRPIQGSISSLNLKRILARMHRKLVVRDGEVGITGGWGIWKSWMGDARNAEEWRDTNVRVWGPVVRQIQQAFAENWQEAGGDFLPSECFPALAPAGEARAGFIGSTGESFLSDGRRMTLVAIAAARHRLWIANSYFIPTDDIRDMLILKVKQGVDVRVLVPGRHHDVSPVHAGQRASYAKLLEGGVRIWEYELSMMHSKVILVDDQLSVIGSTNMDPLSLNDVEEGSLVVEDATLAAAVAAAFEKDLVHSRQIHARGWRQRGWIRKLAENFPRLIDRFL
- a CDS encoding helix-turn-helix transcriptional regulator; translated protein: MKLPSAEQTRSRCASAMLEKWFTPEERGPHGLPTELWERLSLLATLEGGGTQEQRTWKRQGKDRSLKVTFTPLEEEGRPSSWVLLLEELLHGVPMPARWRKVLTPREAEVVELALYYFDNRDIGQQLGCTEATVKKHLQRAFEKLAVENRNMLLYWAVRPDQRGEFQTTE
- a CDS encoding immunoglobulin domain-containing family protein is translated as MNPGQALRSLLVPWLLVTAVVVGGCTDEEVQVSILPASATVSAGDSFLFTTEVKGADDPSVTWSVPAGDAAGTITDAGLYTAPMTAGTYEVKATSVADPTRSATATVTVLPPTSVAVTVTPGPVSVRRDGRQTFSATVTGTEDRRVTWRVQEGAAGGTINSDGTYSAPASAGTFHVEATSVADPRAKGSVTVTVTTTGVASVTLAPINPTVVSGQFLPFSGVVYGVQYTTPIQWSVVEPQGGGITSGGLYLAPLREGLFHITAAARGDTGKRAQTLVDVQQPTGISVWIAPRSPSVPPGGQQSFTASVSGTPNQGVTWSVRETGGGTITDGGIYTAPQLTGTGASYTIVATSTADPTKRAEIAVQVTSQLAFSVAINPSTITLRPGASTVFSASVSADAGNVGYTPTLIWRVLESGGGTINASGNYTAPSTPGIYHVAAEASTASQPSKLNDTFATVKVE